A segment of the Thermococcus sp. genome:
ATGTACCGCGGCAGGTTCTGGACGATGAGGCAGTACGCCGGTTTCGGAACCGCTGAGGAGTCCAACAGGCGCTACAAATACCTCCTGGAGCAGGGCCAGACCGGTCTGAGCGTCGCCTTCGACCTGCCCACCCAGATAGGCTACGACTCCGACCACCCGATGAGCGAGGGTGAGGTCGGAAAGGTCGGCGTCGCCATCGACTCCCTCTGGGACATGCGCATACTCTTCGACGGGATCCCGCTCGACAAGGTCTCAACCTCGATGACCATCAACTCCACCGCCGCCAATCTGCTCGCCATGTACATTCTCGTGGCCGAAGAGCAGGGCGTTCAGCCCCACCAGCTCAGGGGAACGGTTCAGAACGACATCCTCAAGGAGTACATAGCTCGCGGCACCTACATCTTCCCGCCGCAGCCTAGCATGAGGCTCACCACCGACATCATAATGTACTGCGCCGAGAACGTTCCCAAGTGGAACCCGATAAGCATAAGCGGCTACCACATTAGAGAGGCCGGCGCCAACGCCGTCCAGGAAGTTGCCTTCACCCTCGCGGACGGTATTGAGTACGTTAAGGCCGTTATCGAGAGGGGAATGGACGTTGACAAGTTCGCCGGAAGGCTCAGCTTCTTCTTCAACGCCCACAACAACTTCCTTGAGGAGATAGCCAAGTTCAGGGCCGCGAGAAGGCTCTGGGCCTACATAATGAAGGAGTGGTTCAACGCCAAGAACCCGAGGAGCATGCTCCTGCGCTTCCACACCCAGACGGCCGGCTCAACCCTCACCGCCCAGCAGCCGGAGAACAACATCGTTAGGGTTGCCATTCAGGCCCTTGCTGCCGTCCTCGGCGGAACGCAGTCACTCCACACCAACAGCTACGACGAGGCCCTCTCGCTCCCGACCGAGAAGAGCGTTAGGATAGCCCTCAGAACCCAGCAGATAATCGCCTACGAAAGCGGCGTCGTTGACACGATAGACCCGCTCGGCGGAAGCTACTACATCGAGTGGCTCACCGACCACATCTACGAGGAGGCTTTGAAGTACATCGAGAAGATCCAGAAGATGGGCGGCATGATGCGTGCTATTGAGCGCGGCTACATCCAGAAGGAGATAGCGGAGTCAGCTTATAAGTACCAGAGGGAAGTGGAGGAGAAGAAGCGCATCATCGTCGGCGTGAACGAGTTCATAGTCGACGAGCCGCTCGACGTCGAGATACTCAAGGTCGACCCGAGCATCAGGGAGAAGCAGATCGAGCGCCTCAAGAAGCTGAGGAGCGAACGCGACAGCAAGAAGGTCGAGGAGGCCCTCGATAAGCTCAGGAAGGCAGCGGAAACCGAGGACGAGAACCTCATGCCCTACATCATCGAGGCCCACAGGCACCTCGCAACGCTCGGTGAGGTCACCGACGTTCTCCGCGAGGTCTGGGGCGAGTACAGGGCGCCGCTGATATTCTGATTTTGCCCCCCTTTATCCCTTCCCCTATTTCCGCGGGGCTCTTAGACCCCACAAAAAAGCTTAAAAAAGGATAGCCAAAGCATCAACAGGCATCATGATAATCCTAGGAGGTGTAGTTATGGCGAGAAACAAGCCGCTTGCGAAGAAGCTCAGACTTGCCAAGGCCGCGAAGCAGAACAGGCGCATTCCGGTCTGGGTCATCGTCAAGACCAACAGGGAGGTCATGACCCACCCCAAGAGGAGGATGTGGAGAAGGACCAAGCTCAAGGAGTGAGGTGATGTAAATGCCGATCAAGCCCGGTGAAGAGGTCATATTCGTCGTTCCCATCAAGAAGATAAAGAAGCGCGTTCCCCGCTGGAAGAGGGCCCCCAGGGCCGCGAAGTTCGTCCGCGAGTGGATAGCGAGGCACGCAAAGGCCGACGAGGTGGTCATTGGCACCGACGTCAACGAGAAGATCTGGGAGAGGGGCGCAGAGAAGCCGCCCAACAAGCTCCGCGTTAAGGTTATCGTCGAAGAGGAAGAGGGCAAGAGGATTGCCAAGGTCTCCCTCGCCTGATTCCTTTTAATTTAACGAGGTGACGAGATGCACATAGAAAGGCTCGATTTTGAGAACTCCCCGTATCTTGGCGTTTACGGTACCGCGACGGATAGGGTAGTCCTCATCAGGGAGGGCCTCGGCGAGAAGAAGATCGAGGTTCTCAGGGAGGTTCTCAAGGTTCCGCTCATCAAGACGAGCATAATGAAGTCGCGCATAGTCGGCATATTCGCGGCAGGAAACTCCAACGCGATAGTCGTCCCCTGGTACGTCTGGGACGCCGAGCTCGAGAAGATAAACGGCCAGCTCAGGGAACACGGCATAGATACGGAGGTGGTTCCCTTCCAGAGCACCCTCACGGCCTTCGGCAACCTCATCCTGGCCAACGACAGGGCGGCGCTGATAAGCTCCAAGTTCACCAGGGAGGAGGCCAAAAAACTCGAGGACATACTCGGCGTCGAGGTCGAGAGGGGCATGATCGGTGACTTCCACGCCGTGGGAAGCGTCGGAGTGGTCACCAACAGGGGCGGCCTAGTTCACCCCGAGGCGACCGACGAGGAGCTTGAGTGGCTCCGCGACCTCTTCAAGGTTGATATATACGTCGGAACCGCCAACATGGGTGTCCCCTTCGTTGGCTCATGTATGCTGGCGAACTCTCACGGTGTCGTCGTTGGACACCTGACCACTGGACCCGAGATAGTGAAGATTGAAGAAGCCTTGGGCTTCCTTGACTGATGATGGAGGTGTGAGCTATGGAGGTTAAGGTCTTCCGCGTTAGGGGCGTTTTCGAGAGGAACGGAAAGAGGGAGAAGTTCACCAGGGAGTACCGCGGCCTCAGGGCCGAGGATGTCATCGAGATACTCTACTCCGAAGTCGGCAGCAAGCACCGCGTTCCGAGGAACAAGATATGGATCGAGAGCGTCGAGGAGATAAAGCCCGAAGAGGCCGAGAACCCGATCATCAGGAAGCTCAGCGGGCTCTGATTTCCTTTTCTATCCCATCCCAAGCCCGACCGTGAACTCCATTTCTTCCCTCGCCTTCCCAACGCTGAGTCTGAGAGTGAATTTTCCGTGTCCGCTCACGATTGTGAGGCCCTTCATGGCCATCTGGAGCTTCGGCGGGTCAAGGAGCTTTTCGTGGGAGACTACAAGAACTGGCTCATCAATGAACCGATAGGTGAACTTTCCGGGCTCATCGTCGAAGAAGAGTATATCCTCAACCATCTTACCCTCGATGGCTACCTCCGCATACCCGGCTTTTTTCAGGCTCAAACTGACTTCGCCGGCAAAGCCATTCTCGGACGGTTTGAGTGATACCATGGCGTAGTCCTCCACGTCACCGGCGGTCATGACATCGCGGGGGAACGTGAACCTGTAGCTCGGCGTGATATGTAGAAGCAGAACCCCGTTTTTGAGCCTGTATCCCGGGAGCTCAATCCTTCCTGATCCGGGGACGTCGAGCTCAAGCCTATATTCTGCGGGGGTTAATGGGAGCTCGCTGGAGAGGAGGTCTTTCTCGGCCACGAACTTCCGTGACGTGTTGAAAAGCCAGCCAGAGGTGTAGTACTTTGAGCTTCTCCCACCAATCCTAGGACCTATCCAAACGGAACTCGCCGCCCTGAAGATGCCGTACTCAACCTCAAGACTTTCCGGGAGCAGGATCATATTCTCAAGAACCTCGATCCTCTCGGAAATTTCCGCCGCGAGTTTTCCCGCTCTGCCCGAGAAAAATCTACCTCTTGAAATCGTGAGGATTCTCATTCGACGTCCCCAAGGGAGGTGGGAGGGAAAATTTAAATCTCTTTCTCCCTCCAGCCGAGAACCCTCGACTGGTAGTGTCTCTTCGGGAATATCTCCAGCGGATTGATTCCCCTCTCGCGGAGCAGGTGTCTGAGCTCGACCTCGTAGTCCGCCTTCTCAAGCTCCTCGCTCTCCCTGATCTCAACGACGAAGAGCCTCCCGGTCAACTCCCTTATCGTCTTGTAGCCGAGGCCGAGGAGGGGCCTTATGTAAGCGACGTTGAACCTGTCCTCCAGCGAGCGGGCCTTCGGCAGGTCGAGGAATGGAACGCGGTCGTCCCTCCTCGTCCCGTCGCTTATCCGCTCGACCTCCGGGAGTGATGCCAGCTCCTCCAAAGCTCGCTCGTGGATGAACTGTATGGCGTTGTTGGGGTGGCCGTCTTTGACCGCCATATCCGCCGCTTTCTCCAGCGTCTCCCTCGGCAGGTAGAGAACCCTGTGCTCGAAGCCTAGCCTTTCGGCAGTCCCCCTCGCGAATCGCCAGTTGTCGAGGATGCCGAAGCTGACCGTTACCAGCCTCACCTCATAGCCGAGCCTGGTCAGAATCCACGCGCTCAGACTTGAGTCCTTGCCGCCGGAGTAGAGGTGATGGACGAGCATGGTTTGACCTCCCCTTTCCTTTCGTACCCAACACCTTTAAAAGGCCAACCTTTTTAAAGTGCTTGACCGCGAGAGCTAAGAGGTGAGAGAGATGGAGAAACGCTTACCCGGAAAGGTGAGACGCGCCATAAGGGCGAGATACTACGACATCCCCCCGAGGGCGTGGATAGGCAAGAGAGGACTGGATGAGGGCGTCATTGAGGAGATAAACACCCAGCTTGAGAAGGACGGAATCCTGAAGGTGGAAATAAGGAAAGGGGCGCTCATAAGCACCGAGATGGACAGGCGTCAGCTTGCCGAGAAGGTAGCGGAGATGACGGACAGCGAGCTCATCGAGGTTCGCGGCAAAAGGTTTATATTGTTCAAACCGAGGGAAGGTTGGGAAAAGTATTTAAGGAAGCTCCAGAGAAAGGAGCTTTCGAAGGAAAAGCGGGAGGAGAAGCCCGTTAAGAAAGTCAGGCTCGATATCGCTCAATTCAGGAGGAAATTCAAGAAGGGGAGGGATTGAAAGTGGCGACAGTTTATGACGTTCCCGGTGATTTGCTCGTTGAGAGGGTTGCAAAGGCTCTCAAGGAGATCGAGGCCATAAAGCCGCCCGAGTGGGCACCCTTCGTCAAGACCGGAAGACACAAGGAGCGCCTCCCGGAGCAGGAGGACTGGTGGTACTACAGGGTTGCCAGCATCTTCAGGAAGATCTACATCGACGGGCCGGTCGGAATCGAGCGCCTTAGGACCTGGTACGGCGGCAGGAAGAACCGCGGACACGCCCCGGAGCACTTCTACAAGGCCGGAGGAAGCATCATAAGGAAGGCCCTCCAGCAGCTTGAGCAGGCTGGCTTCGTCCAGAAGGTTCCGGGCGAGGGAAGGATCGTCACCCCGCAGGGACAGAGCTTCCTCGACAAGATCGCCACCGAGCTCAAGAAGGAGCTTGAGGAGCAGATTCCGGAGCTCAAGAAGTACTGAGGGCTTCGGCCCTTTAAACCCTTTACTGCCTAACAGTTCCTTCTGGGCACTTTTTCACGCTTGAAGCACTTTCTTGAGTCACCCGCTGAAACGTAAAGCCTTTTAACCCCCTACCCAATCTTAACCCGGAGGTGAGAGGATGGCCGAGGACATAGAGGAGATCAGGAAGCGCAAGCTCATGGAACTGCAGAAAAAGTACCTTGAGCAGCAGAAGGCGCAGGAGGAGGCCATAAGGCAGGAGATGGAGCTTGAAGCCCAGCTCAACGCGATAATGAGAAGGATTCTAACTCAGGACGCCAGGGAAAGGCTCGGAAGGGTAAAGCTGGTTCGTCCTGAACTGGCGAGGCAGGTCGAGCTGGTTCTCGTTCAGCTCTATCAGGCTGGGCAGATAAGGGAGCCCATAGACGATGCCAAGCTGAAGAAAATACTCGCCCAGATCGATGCAAGGACGAGACGGGACTTCAAGATTAAGTGGTAGCCAGAAGGTGCTCCCATGGACGCCAGGGAGATAGTCAGGATACTCGACGAAAAGGGAGAGGTCAGTCTCGAAACCTGGAAGGCCGTCTCGGTTAAGAAGAACAAGGACGGAACCGTTGACGTTCTCTACAAGAACCTGCACGTTGGGACGGACGAGGATCCGGTCTTCCTCTGGATTTACGCCAACATAGTTGAGGACGACTGGGACGTCCGCATTCTTGAGCGGATAACCTTCAAGCGCGAAGACCTCGCCTGGTTACTCCGCTACGTTGTGAAAAAAGGAGAAGGTTTATAAGGGCTTTATAAAATAGCCGGCCGGTTGGGGGTGTTTGAGTGAGCAAGCGTAGGGTCTGCCCGGTCTGTGGCTCGACGGAGTTCATCTACGACCCGGGTAGGGGAGAGGTAGTCTGTAAGGTTTGCGGTTACGTTATTGAGGAGAACGTCATAGATATGGGTCCCGAGTGGCGCGCCTTTGATGCGAGCCAGAGGGAGAAGAGGGCGAGAGTTGGTGCCCCTGAGAGCATTCTCCTTCACGATAAGGGTCTTTCAACGGATATTGGAATTGACAGGAACCTTTCCGGTTTGATGCGTGAAAAGATGTACCGTCTGAGGAAGTGGCAGTCCCGCCTGAGGGTCAGCGATGCAGCCGAGAGGAACCTTGCCTTTGCCCTCAGCGAGCTCGACAGGATAGCCAGCCAGCTCAAGCTTCCCAGGCACGTTGAGGAGGAAGCCGCTCGCTTATATCGTGAGGCCGTGAGAAAGGGCCTCATAAGGGGACGCTCCATTGAGAGCGTTATCGCCGCCTGTGTCTACGCCGCGTGCAGGCTCCTGAAAGTCCCGAGGACTCTCGACGAGATAGCCGATATCTCTCGCGTTGACAAGAAGGAGATAGGCAGGAGCTTCCGCTTCATTGCCAGAAACCTCAACCTGACCCCGAAGAAGCTCTTCGTCAAGCCGACCGACTACGTGAACAAGTTCGCCGACGAGCTGGGGCTCAGCGAGAGGGTGAGGAGGCGCGCGATAGCCATACTCGACGAGGCATACGACAAGGGGCTGACGAGCGGAAAGAGCCCCGCGGGTCTGGTCGCGGCCGCCCTCTACATTGCCGGACTGCTGGAGGATGAGAAGAGAACCCAGAGGGAGGTTGCAGAAGTCGCGCGCGTCACCGAGGTCACCGTCAGGAACCGCTACAAGGAGCTCGTTGACAAGCTCAACCTGAAGATTCCGGTTTGAGAAAAAGAAAAGGGTCAGCGCTTTCCGAACCAGCTCTCCAGTGTCGCCTGTTTTCCTGCTTTTACAGCTTTTCTCAGCCGCTCAAGGCCGTTCTTCACCCTCTCCTCGCTGAAGTCGTGCTCGTCGCAGAGGAACTTGAGGATCCCCTCCTCGTCCGGTTCGCGCCACTTCAGCTCGTACTCGTCCGTGACGGGTGGATTGAGGAAGAACTCCTTTATCGCGTAGAGGTCGACTTCACTGTCCCTGTTGTACTTCTTCAGCGGATCTTTGGTGCGCTTGACTATTGTAAGGGCCTTCTTTGGCCCGATGCCCTTTACCCCGCCGGGATTGTAGTCCGTGCCGACCAGTATGGCCATCTCTATGAGCTTCTCCCTGTCCACGCCAAGCTCCTTGAGCACCTCCTCCAGCACTATCAGCTCCGGGCGGACTTCAACGTAGACGTTCTTCCCGGGGAGCTTCCGCCTGCCCGTTATCGTGACGTTTCTCACCAGTCTGGGAGCACCGAAGAGGAGCGAATCGTAGTCCTGGCTGGCCGAGGCGTAGACCTTCTTTCTTGCGGCCATGTAAGCGGCCTGGGCCTCACCCTCGCTGGGCGCCTGGATCACGGGGATTCCCATCAGCTCAAGGAGCTTCTTGGCGTCGTTTATCAGCCCCTCGTTGACCCTGGTTGCACGCATCGCGTACTTCTTCGCCTCCTCAAGCTCGCCGCGCTCCAGGGCCTCGTACCACTTCTCCTCGGCCTCTTCCCTCGCCTCACGGCGCTTCTCTATCTCCTTCTTCTTGAACTCCGGCGGCTTGCCGTCGAAAACGTATGCTGGCTTTATTCCGGCCTCCATTAGGTTGATGTTCCTGTAGAAGAGGCCGCTGAGGTGAGAGGTTATCCTCCCCCGGGAGTCCATGAGGGGGGTACCGTCCCTCTGCCTTATGGTTGAGAGGAACTGGTATATGGCGTTGAACGCGTCTATTGCGACCTTTCTCCCGTAGAGGTTCTCCAGTTCAATCTCCTTCCTCGGAACGAGCTCTCCAATCTGTACTCCCACCAGTCACCACCTGAGAAGGGTTTTGGTGCAGGGGATATTTAGCCTTTGCCTCAGCCTACCGGATTGCTCCTCACCCCTCGGGGA
Coding sequences within it:
- a CDS encoding YhbY family RNA-binding protein, which encodes MEKRLPGKVRRAIRARYYDIPPRAWIGKRGLDEGVIEEINTQLEKDGILKVEIRKGALISTEMDRRQLAEKVAEMTDSELIEVRGKRFILFKPREGWEKYLRKLQRKELSKEKREEKPVKKVRLDIAQFRRKFKKGRD
- the fen gene encoding flap endonuclease-1; the encoded protein is MGVQIGELVPRKEIELENLYGRKVAIDAFNAIYQFLSTIRQRDGTPLMDSRGRITSHLSGLFYRNINLMEAGIKPAYVFDGKPPEFKKKEIEKRREAREEAEEKWYEALERGELEEAKKYAMRATRVNEGLINDAKKLLELMGIPVIQAPSEGEAQAAYMAARKKVYASASQDYDSLLFGAPRLVRNVTITGRRKLPGKNVYVEVRPELIVLEEVLKELGVDREKLIEMAILVGTDYNPGGVKGIGPKKALTIVKRTKDPLKKYNRDSEVDLYAIKEFFLNPPVTDEYELKWREPDEEGILKFLCDEHDFSEERVKNGLERLRKAVKAGKQATLESWFGKR
- a CDS encoding 30S ribosomal protein S19e codes for the protein MATVYDVPGDLLVERVAKALKEIEAIKPPEWAPFVKTGRHKERLPEQEDWWYYRVASIFRKIYIDGPVGIERLRTWYGGRKNRGHAPEHFYKAGGSIIRKALQQLEQAGFVQKVPGEGRIVTPQGQSFLDKIATELKKELEEQIPELKKY
- a CDS encoding 50S ribosomal protein L31e produces the protein MPIKPGEEVIFVVPIKKIKKRVPRWKRAPRAAKFVREWIARHAKADEVVIGTDVNEKIWERGAEKPPNKLRVKVIVEEEEGKRIAKVSLA
- a CDS encoding translation initiation factor IF-6, with the protein product MHIERLDFENSPYLGVYGTATDRVVLIREGLGEKKIEVLREVLKVPLIKTSIMKSRIVGIFAAGNSNAIVVPWYVWDAELEKINGQLREHGIDTEVVPFQSTLTAFGNLILANDRAALISSKFTREEAKKLEDILGVEVERGMIGDFHAVGSVGVVTNRGGLVHPEATDEELEWLRDLFKVDIYVGTANMGVPFVGSCMLANSHGVVVGHLTTGPEIVKIEEALGFLD
- a CDS encoding transcription initiation factor IIB is translated as MSKRRVCPVCGSTEFIYDPGRGEVVCKVCGYVIEENVIDMGPEWRAFDASQREKRARVGAPESILLHDKGLSTDIGIDRNLSGLMREKMYRLRKWQSRLRVSDAAERNLAFALSELDRIASQLKLPRHVEEEAARLYREAVRKGLIRGRSIESVIAACVYAACRLLKVPRTLDEIADISRVDKKEIGRSFRFIARNLNLTPKKLFVKPTDYVNKFADELGLSERVRRRAIAILDEAYDKGLTSGKSPAGLVAAALYIAGLLEDEKRTQREVAEVARVTEVTVRNRYKELVDKLNLKIPV
- the rpl18a gene encoding 50S ribosomal protein L18Ae — translated: MEVKVFRVRGVFERNGKREKFTREYRGLRAEDVIEILYSEVGSKHRVPRNKIWIESVEEIKPEEAENPIIRKLSGL
- a CDS encoding methylmalonyl-CoA mutase, whose protein sequence is MYRGRFWTMRQYAGFGTAEESNRRYKYLLEQGQTGLSVAFDLPTQIGYDSDHPMSEGEVGKVGVAIDSLWDMRILFDGIPLDKVSTSMTINSTAANLLAMYILVAEEQGVQPHQLRGTVQNDILKEYIARGTYIFPPQPSMRLTTDIIMYCAENVPKWNPISISGYHIREAGANAVQEVAFTLADGIEYVKAVIERGMDVDKFAGRLSFFFNAHNNFLEEIAKFRAARRLWAYIMKEWFNAKNPRSMLLRFHTQTAGSTLTAQQPENNIVRVAIQALAAVLGGTQSLHTNSYDEALSLPTEKSVRIALRTQQIIAYESGVVDTIDPLGGSYYIEWLTDHIYEEALKYIEKIQKMGGMMRAIERGYIQKEIAESAYKYQREVEEKKRIIVGVNEFIVDEPLDVEILKVDPSIREKQIERLKKLRSERDSKKVEEALDKLRKAAETEDENLMPYIIEAHRHLATLGEVTDVLREVWGEYRAPLIF
- a CDS encoding 50S ribosomal protein L39e, with protein sequence MARNKPLAKKLRLAKAAKQNRRIPVWVIVKTNREVMTHPKRRMWRRTKLKE
- a CDS encoding DNA-binding protein, which translates into the protein MAEDIEEIRKRKLMELQKKYLEQQKAQEEAIRQEMELEAQLNAIMRRILTQDARERLGRVKLVRPELARQVELVLVQLYQAGQIREPIDDAKLKKILAQIDARTRRDFKIKW